One stretch of Brevibacillus laterosporus DNA includes these proteins:
- a CDS encoding spore germination protein — MSFFQRYWTTRQGSQTRGSGSTDSNCIHSSMYTNLTKLETIFSGIPELTMRELPLKSGEKALLVYLDGLVDKTIVNRDIVHPLLVTESLYPEKIESVLCVGKIKKITLWAEIEESLFHGCCIIFMDGFSYAFLIEAQGWPQRAIQEPQIESAIKSAHQGFIETANANIAMIRRYIPSSELKVKEHTIGERGGVKVSLLYLEDVTNPGILEELETRLESLNVDIILNTGELEGYLEDQAFTPFPQFSMTERPDTAASHILQGRVVIIMDRSPGVLVAPMTFFSYFQTVDDYSVRWIVASFIRLLRFLAFFIAILAPATYIATVSFHYELIPLSLLLTIGESRERVPLPPILEAFIMELVLEMLREAGLRLPAPIGQTIGIVGGIVIGQAAVSAGLVSNIMVIVVALTAIASFIIPNLEMSAGIRMIRFPMMLVASLFGMVGIIWGLILLILHLLSLESLGTPYGASFSPMHFSELKDTFVRLPMWMMKKRPVELKPKQVDRHGDNDGGEGGHHEKID; from the coding sequence ATGTCATTCTTCCAACGATATTGGACAACTAGACAGGGAAGTCAGACAAGAGGCAGCGGATCTACAGATTCTAACTGTATCCACTCTTCTATGTATACCAATCTGACGAAATTGGAAACGATATTCTCTGGAATTCCGGAGCTAACCATGCGTGAGCTCCCTTTAAAATCAGGGGAGAAGGCACTGCTGGTCTATTTAGATGGCTTGGTAGATAAAACCATTGTAAATCGCGATATTGTTCATCCCCTATTGGTTACGGAATCTTTATATCCCGAAAAAATAGAATCCGTATTATGCGTAGGCAAAATCAAAAAAATTACTTTATGGGCTGAGATTGAGGAATCCTTGTTTCATGGTTGCTGCATTATATTTATGGATGGGTTTTCTTATGCTTTTCTTATTGAAGCACAAGGATGGCCACAACGTGCTATTCAGGAACCTCAGATCGAATCTGCTATTAAAAGTGCTCATCAGGGATTTATCGAGACAGCAAATGCCAATATTGCTATGATTCGACGCTATATCCCTAGTAGTGAGCTGAAGGTGAAGGAGCATACCATTGGGGAACGTGGTGGGGTCAAAGTGTCGCTCTTGTATTTGGAAGACGTGACGAATCCTGGTATTTTGGAAGAGCTTGAAACAAGATTGGAATCGCTTAACGTTGATATCATTTTAAATACAGGGGAACTAGAGGGATATTTAGAGGATCAGGCATTCACTCCCTTTCCTCAATTTTCCATGACAGAGCGTCCCGATACAGCCGCTTCACACATCTTACAAGGTAGAGTAGTCATTATAATGGATCGCTCGCCAGGCGTGCTAGTGGCTCCGATGACCTTCTTTTCTTATTTTCAAACCGTGGATGATTACAGCGTTCGCTGGATCGTTGCTTCCTTTATCCGCTTGTTGCGCTTTCTTGCCTTTTTTATCGCGATTTTAGCTCCTGCGACTTATATTGCTACCGTATCATTTCATTACGAATTAATACCACTCTCTTTGCTGTTAACGATTGGAGAATCGCGTGAAAGAGTTCCACTACCCCCGATTCTGGAAGCATTTATTATGGAACTGGTACTTGAGATGTTACGAGAAGCTGGCTTACGTTTACCGGCCCCCATTGGTCAAACCATTGGTATCGTAGGCGGTATTGTTATTGGTCAAGCTGCTGTATCGGCTGGATTGGTTAGTAATATCATGGTGATTGTAGTGGCTCTGACAGCAATTGCCTCGTTTATTATTCCGAATTTGGAAATGTCGGCTGGAATTCGTATGATTCGCTTTCCCATGATGCTGGTTGCTTCCTTATTCGGCATGGTGGGCATCATTTGGGGGCTTATTCTTCTCATTTTGCATCTACTCTCTCTAGAATCGCTTGGCACTCCATACGGAGCTTCTTTTTCACCCATGCATTTTTCCGAACTAAAGGATACCTTCGTCCGTTTACCCATGTGGATGATGAAGAAACGGCCAGTAGAGCTCAAGCCCAAGCAAGTTGATCGACATGGAGACAACGACGGAGGGGAGGGTGGGCATCATGAAAAAATTGATTGA